A genomic window from Enoplosus armatus isolate fEnoArm2 chromosome 20, fEnoArm2.hap1, whole genome shotgun sequence includes:
- the LOC139303437 gene encoding E3 ubiquitin-protein ligase TRIM21-like, producing the protein MASSNSLLTEQQFLCPICLDVFARPVSTPCGHNFCMSCISCYWDDTPACQCPICKETFERRPDLKVNTFISELASQFMSLQVTDAHIWGMEQQQASCGGTVLCDICTDTQQEAVKSCLECLTSYCDAHLEPHHRAAGLRRHTLVDPLAGLVDRTCKEHTRLLMLFCRNDKVLLCDVCASSCHVNHNVTPVQQAYKEMKALLGDTEAKVQQMIQERLQKVQAVKESVKQSEVETEDVIANGVQDLEALVSEIQKSQTELVKVMEKKQKAAQEQADGFISDIEQEITELQRTTMKLRELKQTEDQLCFLQSFPNSSLLPHTMDLATFSFNRHVEILHIQKSLSESVSHLRMSLNKMNTEIKKFSDGTGVSNNTMLRYLQQYEANIVLDPDTAHPLLILSDDRKQVKYSMGSGLWAIQNLNPNMFTEHLAVLGQRGFSSRRFYFEVFVGGKTEWCLGVAMASVQRRGALVRGPRCGLWAIWFLEDKFETFSSPNVPVHLGKVERVGVFVDYNGGQISFYDVQTATLIYLFTECCFTEELYPYFNPCDNEYGSNLDPMIIVPASRTE; encoded by the coding sequence atgGCCTCCAGCAACAGTCTGTTAACTGAGCAGCAGTTTCTTTGTCCCATCTGCCTCGATGTGTTCGCCCGGCCCGTCTCCACTCCGTGCGGACACAACTTCTGCATGTCCTGTATCTCGTGCTACTGGGACGACACACCGGCCTGCCAGTGTCCGATCTGTAAGGAAACTTTTGAAAGGAGGCCGGACCTCAAGGTCAACACTTTTATTTCAGAGCTTGCATCGCAGTTCATGTCGCTTCAAGTGACAGACGCTCACATCTGGGgcatggagcagcagcaggctagCTGTGGCGGCACAGTGCTGTGTGATATTTGTACTGACACCCAGCAAGAGGCAGTCAAATCCTGTCTGGAGTGTCTGACTTCTTACTGCGACGCTCACCTAGAGCCTCATCATAGAGCTGCCGGACTGAGGAGACATACACTGGTTGACCCCTTGGCGGGCCTGGTGGACAGGACCTGCAAGGAGCACACCAGACTCCTGATGCTGTTCTGCAGAAACGACAAGGTTTTGCTGTGCGACGTCTGCGCCAGTTCGTGCCACGTGAACCACAACGTCACTCCTGTGCAGCAAGCGTACAAAGAGATGAAGGCTCTGCTGGGCGACACAGAGGCCAAAGTGCAGCAGATGATCCAGGAAAGGCTGCAGAAGGTCCAAGCTGTGAAGGAGTCGGTAAAACAAAGCGAGGTGGAAACCGAAGATGTGATAGCAAACGGCGTGCAGGACTTGGAGGCGCTGGTGTCTGAGATTCAGAAGAGCCAGACGGAGCTTGTAAAGGTGATGGAGAAGAAGCAAAAAGCGGCACAAGAACAAGCTGATGGGTTTATTAGCGATATCGAGCAGGagatcacagagctgcagaggacaacGATGAAGCTGAGGGAGCTGAAACAGACTGAAGACCAGCTTTGTTTCCTCCAGAGCTTCCCAAACTCATCCCTCCTACCGCACACTATGGACTTGGCCACATTCAGCTTTAACAGACATGTGGAGATTCTGCACATACAGAAATCTTTGAGTGAATCAGTGTCTCATCTGCGAATGTCGctgaataaaatgaacacagagATAAAGAAATTCTCTGACGGCACAGGCGTGTCAAACAATACCATGCTGAGATATCTGCAGCAGTACGAAGCCAACATTGTGCTCGATCCCGACACGGCTCACCCTCTGCTCATTTTATCCGATGACAGGAAGCAGGTGAAATACAGCATGGGTTCAGGTTTGTGGGCAATCCAGAACCTGAACCCGAACATGTTTACCGAGCATCTCGCAGTCCTGGGACAGAGAGGCTTCTCGTCACGTAGGTTTTACTTTGAGGTGTTCGTGGGTGGAAAGACGGAGTGGTGTCTGGGCGTTGCCATGGCGTCGGTTCAGAGGAGAGGGGCACTTGTTCGGGGTCCTCGCTGTGGACTCTGGGCCATCTGGTTCCTAGAAGATAAGTTCGAGACCTTCAGCTCTCCAAACGTGCCGGTGCACTTAGGAAAAGTGGAGAGGGTCGGCGTGTTTGTGGATTATAACGGAGGGCAGATTTCTTTCTACGATGTACAGACCGCAACACTTATTTACTTGTTTACTGAGTGTTGCTTCACTGAGGAACTGTATCCGTACTTTAATCCTTGTGATAATGAATATGGTTCAAACCTGGATCCGATGATAATTGTTCCTGCCAGCCGTACGGAGTGA
- the LOC139303551 gene encoding neurotrypsin-like: protein MTRTHRAGRMALTSREMLCLIGTACLWLPLFAEVVAEDSYLNEVQNSVPLSCSEGFTELGYYNGTVSQTDSGAPCLKWTEFPDYVMQYPGRGLGDHSYCRNPDRESNPWCFFRQNSGAIGWAYCDCHQGAARLVGSSSSGSGRVEVYLNGQWGAVCDSHWSDRDASVICRQLGLGDVGSALQHSQFGSGSGLFHYERLGCRGDENTLSKCRSRTFVTGDCSHGNEAAVVCAPPEGSGPPLRLVGGEEEFEGRVEVFHAGRWGSVCDDQWDDRDAEVVCRQLGFGGVAKAWSWAHFGQGSGPILLDAVKCTGNELFLEQCPHGDWEQHNCDHMEDAGVSCSPYTDGVVRLVGGDSPWEGRVEVFHNGDWGTVCDDQWTQQHAEVVCRQLGYRGHAEVVSDGTFGEGVGLILLDDVHCEGSETSLLDCRHGIWGRTDCSHSEDVGVRCRGRSSQETNEVPVIAPSTGPLVRLVGGSSRKEGRVEVYLHGDWGSICDSGWNDLNAAVVCRQLGHSGGAVAAGGFGQGKGPIHLDQVRCTGKEEFLGECPSLGQSIQGCRRRVDAGVRCDVTSQESAEQAKPEELSCGLRKLVEEESKRRNHGEENMLRTTWPWQVSVWLQSQEEEEEDGGPLCSGTLISPCWALTSAYCVSRFGSDPSRYVVRVGASEQTLTPEQVVVHRKFKGQSGGHDLALLKLPSTKGHCLTFDPNTNAACLPAADSAPGGNTPSSCVVMVTAGWTGPDSVLASWVPLMSSWQCKKRYGDSFSSHGTLCAGSPPDTGLLHGDSCQGNSGGGLVCQGEMGRWVLTGVVAGGYGCADPSSPSLYTRVSRFRSWIEEVINTRAPPEETHTHTLTQEDLTQVDNDLTHTHEEHTHSKDEYSHVHDKIKHTHDQQQTNEINDIKQTHTHHSHANQHANTHTKSTQTHHVGDADAYTQILV, encoded by the exons ATGACACGGACACACCGGGCGGGAAGGATGGCTCTAACCAGCCGGGAGATGTTGTGCTTGATCGGAACCGCCTGCCTCTGGCTGCCGTTGTTCGCGGAG GTGGTGGCTGAGGACAGTTACTTAAACGAGGTGCAGAACTCAG TGCCTCTGTCCTGCTCTGAGGGATTCACAGAGTTGGGATACTACAACGGCACCGTGTCTCAGACGGACTCTGGCGCCCCCTGTCTGAAGTGGACCGAGTTTCCAGACTATGTCATGCAGTACCCGGGCCGAGGGCTGGGCGACCACAGCTACTGCAGGAATCCAGACCGAGAGTCCAACCCCTGGTGTTTCTTCAGACAAAACTCTGGAGCCATTGGATGGGCCTACTGCGACTGCCACCAGG GTGCGGCCCGTCTGGTCGGCAGCTCGTCTTCTGGCAGTGGGCGAGTGGAGGTCTACCTGAACGGCCAGTGGGGGGCGGTGTGTGACTCTCACTGGTCAGACAGAGACGCCAGTGTGATCTGCAGGCAGCTGGGCCTCGG CGACGTTGGCTCAGCGCTTCAGCACTCGCAGTTCGGCTCGGGCTCCGGCCTCTTCCACTACGAGCGTCTGGGTTGCCGTGGTGACGAGAACACTCTGAGTAAGTGCCGGAGCAGGACGTTCGTCACTGGTGACTGTAGCCATGGAAACGAGGCAGCAGTGGTGTGCGCACCGCCGGAAG GCAGCGGCCCTCCGCTGCGATTGGTCGGAGGCGAGGAAGAATTTGAAGGTCGTGTGGAGGTGTTTCACGCGGGAAGGTGGGGCTCCGTCTGTGACGACCAGTGGGACGACAGAGATGCTGAGGTGGTGTGCAGACAGCTAGGTTTCGG gggTGTGGCGAAGGCCTGGTCCTGGGCTCACTTCGGTCAGGGTTCAGGCCCGATCCTGCTGGATGCAGTGAAGTGCACAGGAAATGAGCTCTTCCTGGAGCAGTGTCCCCATGGCGACTGGGAACAGCACAACTGTGACCACATGGAGGATGCTGGGGTCTCCTGCAGCCCTTATACAG ATGGTGTGGTGCGTCTGGTCGGAGGAGACAGTCCCTGGGAGGGTCGGGTCGAGGTTTTCCACAACGGTGACTGGGGGACGGTGTGTGACGACCAGTGGACCCAGCAGCATGCAGAGGTGGTCTGCAGACAGCTGGGCTACAG GGGTCACGCTGAGGTCGTATCAGACGGGACGTTCGGGGAGGGCGTCGGCCTGATTCTCCTGGACGACGTCCACTGTGAGGGGTCTGAGACCTCCCTGCTGGACTGTCGGCACGGGATCTGGGGGCGGACTGACTGCTCCCACAGCGAGGATGTGGGTGTTCGCTGCAGGGGCCGATCCAGCCAAGAGACCAATGAAGTGCCGGTTATCGCACCTTCCACAG GTCCCCTGGTGCGCCTTGtgggtggcagcagcagaaaggagGGTCGAGTCGAGGTGTATCTCCATGGCGACTGGGGAAGTATTTGCGACTCAGGCTGGAACGACCTGAACGCAGCCGTGGTGTGCAGACAGCTTGGACACAG tgGTGGAGCGGTAGCAGCCGGAGGGTTCGGTCAGGGGAAAGGGCCCATCCACCTGGACCAGGTGAGGTGCACTGGGAAGGAGGAGTTCCTGGGAGAGTGTCCCTCTCTGGGCCAGAGCATCCAGGGCTGCAGGCGCAGGGTGGATGCAGGGGTGAGGTGTGATGTCACGTCGCAGGAGTCGGCGGAACAGGCTAAACCTGAAGAGCTGAGCTGTGGACTGAGGAAgctggtggaggaagagagcaagaggaggaaCCATGGGGAGGAAAACATGCTCAG GACTACGTGGCCATGGCAGGTGTCAGTGTGGCTTCAGTctcaagaggaagaagaagaagatggcgGTCCTCTCTGTAGCGGCACTCTGATCAGTCCCTGCTGGGCCCTGACGTCTGCCTACTGTGTCAGCAG gTTTGGCAGCGACCCGTCCAGGTACGTGGTGCGTGTTGGGGCTTCAGAGCAGACTCTCACCCCGGAGCAAGTGGTGGTTCACAGGAAGTTCAAGGGTCAGAGTGGAGGTCACGATCTGGCTTTGTTGAAGCTACCCAGCACCAAGGGTCActgtctgacctttgaccccaacACCAACGCAGCATGCCTTCCTGCTGCAGACTCAGCACCAGGGGGAAATACTCCATCTTCttgtgttgtcatggttaccGCTGGCTGGACAGGACCAG ACTCAGTTCTTGCATCCTGGGTCCCTCTGATGTCGTCATGGCAATGTAAGAAGCGCTATGGCGACAGCTTCTCCAGCCATGGCACCCTGTGTGCCGGCAGTCCTCCAGACACCGGCCTCCTCCATGGCGACAGTTGCCAGGGCAACTCTGGAGGTGGGCTGGTGTGTCAGGGGGAGATGGGTCGATGGGTCCTCACCGGGGTCGTCGCCGGGGGTTACGGCTGCGCcgacccctcctctccttcgcTGTACACTCGAGTCAGCCGCTTCAGGAGCTGGATCGAGGAGGTCATCAACACACGAGCACCtccagaggaaacacacacacacacgctgacacaaGAAGATCTGACGCAAGTTGACAAtgacctaacacacacacatgaggaacacacacacagcaaggaTGAATACTCCCATGTGCACGAcaagatcaaacacacacacgatcaacaacaaacaaatgaaatcaatgaTATTAAACAAACCCACACTCATCATTCACACGCTAATCagcacgctaacacacacactaaaagcaCGCAAACCCACCATGTAGGGGATGCcgatgcatacacacaaattcTGGTCTGA